The proteins below come from a single Leptospiraceae bacterium genomic window:
- a CDS encoding PAS domain S-box protein: MINKEDIHSLQDLTLRQRAEEIFKKKYSVETPYLNETDTNKLIQELEINQIELDLQNEQLIFANERSEAAANKFAARYNFAPMGYFTIENDGTISELNISAAKLLNHEHKALLKSNFKIFITEDTRQIFNSFLQKLMETNSKESCEVHFEKNGNPSRYIYIEGIRSQIEKNFLITAIDITERKLAEEKIKQYAIELERVNKAKDKFFSIIADDLRNPFMGIITVAELLKGKLSGINSEMSSQLLKYVEIIHASSKSAFSVMENLIQWSKSQTGDIDFNPTSIYISKIIEGTLPLITVSAFKKNIIIENGLCGMELVYADESLSVTILRNLFTNAIKFSHPDGKITLSTLVNKNFIEISITDSGIGIDSENLISIFKFDSNYSGRGTWNETGTGLGLNLCKEFVEKQGGKIWAESELGKGSKFTFTLPLAKQD; encoded by the coding sequence ATGATAAATAAAGAAGATATTCACTCACTACAAGATTTAACTCTTAGACAAAGAGCAGAAGAGATATTTAAAAAAAAATACTCTGTCGAAACTCCTTACTTAAACGAAACAGATACAAATAAACTTATACAGGAACTCGAGATAAATCAAATTGAACTGGATTTGCAAAATGAGCAGTTAATTTTTGCTAATGAACGTTCGGAAGCCGCAGCGAATAAGTTTGCAGCAAGATATAATTTTGCACCAATGGGATATTTTACAATCGAAAACGATGGAACTATCTCTGAACTAAACATTAGTGCTGCAAAACTTTTGAATCACGAACATAAAGCTTTATTAAAAAGTAACTTTAAAATATTTATTACAGAAGATACGAGACAAATATTTAATTCTTTTTTACAAAAACTAATGGAAACTAATTCCAAAGAGAGCTGTGAAGTTCACTTTGAAAAAAATGGAAATCCAAGTCGTTACATTTACATTGAAGGAATTCGTTCCCAGATAGAAAAAAATTTTCTAATCACCGCCATTGACATTACTGAGCGAAAATTAGCGGAAGAAAAAATTAAACAATACGCAATCGAATTAGAAAGAGTCAATAAAGCAAAGGATAAATTCTTTAGCATCATAGCGGATGATCTTCGTAATCCGTTCATGGGAATCATCACCGTGGCAGAACTATTAAAAGGAAAACTTTCAGGTATAAACAGCGAAATGTCTTCTCAACTTTTAAAGTATGTTGAAATCATACATGCCTCATCTAAATCTGCTTTTTCTGTAATGGAAAATTTAATACAATGGTCAAAGTCTCAAACAGGAGACATTGACTTCAATCCGACCAGTATTTATATAAGTAAAATTATAGAAGGTACCCTTCCCTTGATTACTGTAAGCGCGTTTAAAAAAAATATCATTATTGAAAACGGTCTCTGCGGAATGGAATTAGTATACGCCGATGAATCGCTATCTGTCACAATTCTTCGAAATCTATTCACAAATGCAATTAAGTTCAGCCATCCGGACGGCAAAATTACATTATCCACACTTGTAAATAAGAATTTCATAGAAATTTCTATCACTGACTCAGGCATTGGAATTGATTCTGAAAATCTCATTTCGATTTTTAAATTTGATTCTAATTACAGCGGACGAGGAACATGGAATGAAACTGGAACAGGGCTCGGACTTAACTTATGCAAAGAGTTCGTAGAGAAACAAGGCGGAAAAATTTGGGCAGAAAGTGAATTAGGTAAAGGCAGTAAGTTTACTTTCACTTTACCGCTTGCCAAACAAGATTAA
- a CDS encoding Crp/Fnr family transcriptional regulator: MLGTLICSQCSSREYGAFKCVGTQTLNGVSEEKISLSFKKKDIIFNEHEKVTGFYCIENGVIRAYRTSLSGKALTLQMVSRGKWLGFRDVISGAEYSHSAICLGETKVCYISKETIVRLIKADVSFQLEVMRYLADEWKVLEDNAFSLGTKQIHSRLAELLITFSDAVNKDPEFVIDVTREVMASCIGTTKETLIRSLSDFKDRKWIVMEKNKIELLNRDALHQLADIKTR; the protein is encoded by the coding sequence TTGTTAGGTACATTAATATGTAGTCAATGTTCAAGTCGAGAATATGGGGCCTTTAAATGTGTTGGAACTCAAACTCTGAATGGAGTATCAGAAGAAAAAATTTCACTGAGTTTCAAGAAAAAAGATATAATCTTTAATGAACATGAAAAAGTAACCGGTTTTTATTGTATAGAGAATGGAGTAATTAGAGCTTATAGAACATCTTTATCAGGTAAAGCTCTAACACTTCAAATGGTGAGTAGGGGAAAATGGTTAGGATTTAGGGATGTAATTTCTGGAGCGGAATACAGCCATTCTGCGATCTGTCTAGGAGAAACAAAAGTTTGTTATATCTCCAAGGAAACTATTGTGCGGCTAATCAAAGCAGACGTTTCTTTTCAATTGGAAGTAATGAGGTATCTTGCCGATGAATGGAAAGTGCTAGAGGATAATGCTTTTTCTCTAGGTACTAAGCAAATACATAGCAGACTAGCGGAGTTATTAATCACTTTCAGTGATGCAGTAAATAAAGATCCCGAGTTCGTGATAGACGTTACGCGCGAAGTAATGGCGAGTTGTATTGGAACGACTAAAGAAACTTTAATTCGCTCTCTGTCAGATTTTAAAGATAGAAAATGGATTGTTATGGAAAAAAATAAGATTGAACTTTTGAATCGCGATGCTTTACATCAATTGGCGGATATAAAGACCAGGTAA
- a CDS encoding adenylate/guanylate cyclase domain-containing protein encodes MMNIIEKLTKRLNPGIRAKLSFSTAFFVIVIISLISFIYLQQQYDSLTKSFDREIKPLRLYTEKIVLELENLSNSFLLIEDFRYRLKTKTEELKQYQRNTVQIEEKNWFTKNILGQLNLLKKDLINTKAKRSVRVQDTYYSEYITSRKIQEIEDNIRYLMRDEKGNPIPLDRFKKIQTVAVKTNQIIKEIESIDKDIDTNIEELKKDIANREVFKDTSKEILNSEIQAFFYESQKNNITNLSLNMGLIRIQTFNLRDNTIGFDTSIFSDSSVINSDEFIKNSRIQKDWDERTSAIDIKELVDIDSYPKEITIDDRDYEIYLNPIFRKPIVVFRARRILKEARRSKRLWNKFLENDKEICANIKGISENLRKRLQELREKKIGKPGSDKDFVNLYKEYDSQIKTRNELIQKIKSTSEFKEEKNPTIKVNENWSSKEEFITLDAFENLRNSALYEYGILRFKYNSNAYRDFLETSRNRSLQLGKEDTIRKWIMDANSETIVPKLILGKESIDSLEGGILSRSRSEMEEEMWRIDSTPLYEIDEDEKELGLASEFFISNIAGFTRTIVDKSDGLIKIRHDVRKILYNAGLLGISAIGVAFLLSTVMVKNIRQISANAQLVGKGNLAIRFDVKSRDEIGMLSSTLNQMVRGLIERDKAKSALGKFVNPQIAEMVFKQELKLGGERKNCAILFSDIRSFTAISEKLQPEQIVEFLNEYMTEMVKCVNNTNGIVDKFIGDAVMATWGAAFSKGNDAENAVNGALLMREALIRFNTRRGSVEKPVIHIGCGINYGPVIAGQIGSEERLEYTVIGDAVNLASRVESLNKPFGTDILITTDLYQQVESTFRVKKMQAIKVKGKEEAQIIYAVLGRKDNPDCPQSLDELRKNLGIQFDPSKLIDPDVKEEKFKIINQT; translated from the coding sequence ATGATGAATATAATAGAAAAATTAACCAAAAGATTAAACCCAGGAATTCGAGCCAAACTTTCTTTTTCAACTGCCTTTTTTGTGATAGTGATTATTAGCCTCATTTCATTTATCTATTTGCAGCAACAGTATGACTCGCTGACTAAAAGTTTTGATAGAGAAATAAAACCACTGCGGCTTTACACAGAAAAAATTGTGTTAGAATTAGAGAATTTGTCTAATAGTTTTTTACTCATAGAGGACTTTAGATATAGACTCAAGACAAAAACAGAAGAATTAAAACAGTACCAAAGAAATACAGTCCAAATAGAAGAAAAAAATTGGTTCACAAAAAATATTCTAGGTCAACTGAATCTACTAAAAAAAGATTTAATCAATACAAAAGCGAAGAGGAGCGTGAGAGTCCAAGATACTTATTATTCTGAGTATATAACGAGTAGAAAGATTCAAGAGATTGAGGATAATATTCGTTATCTTATGAGAGATGAAAAAGGAAATCCAATACCATTGGATAGATTCAAAAAAATCCAAACTGTTGCAGTAAAAACAAACCAAATAATAAAAGAAATTGAATCAATCGATAAAGATATAGATACAAATATTGAAGAATTAAAAAAAGATATAGCAAACAGGGAAGTTTTTAAGGACACAAGTAAAGAGATTTTAAATTCTGAGATCCAAGCTTTTTTCTATGAGTCACAAAAAAATAATATTACTAATCTAAGTCTAAATATGGGACTCATCCGAATTCAGACCTTCAATCTAAGAGATAATACAATAGGCTTTGATACCAGCATCTTTTCAGATAGTAGCGTTATCAATAGCGATGAATTCATAAAAAATTCACGTATCCAAAAAGATTGGGATGAACGAACCAGCGCAATTGATATTAAAGAATTAGTGGATATCGACTCTTATCCGAAAGAAATTACGATAGACGACAGAGATTATGAAATCTATCTAAATCCCATTTTCAGAAAACCGATTGTTGTCTTTAGAGCAAGAAGGATACTGAAAGAAGCTAGAAGATCTAAAAGGCTTTGGAATAAATTCTTAGAGAATGACAAAGAGATATGTGCGAATATAAAAGGCATTTCAGAAAATCTTCGGAAAAGACTCCAAGAATTAAGAGAAAAAAAAATAGGCAAACCGGGATCGGATAAAGATTTTGTGAATCTCTATAAAGAATATGATTCTCAAATAAAAACAAGAAATGAATTGATTCAAAAAATAAAATCAACTTCAGAATTTAAAGAGGAAAAAAATCCAACCATAAAAGTAAATGAAAATTGGAGTTCAAAAGAGGAATTTATAACACTAGACGCATTCGAGAATTTAAGAAATTCCGCTTTATATGAATATGGAATTTTAAGATTCAAATACAATTCGAATGCATACAGAGATTTTTTAGAGACCAGTAGAAATAGAAGTTTGCAACTAGGAAAAGAGGATACAATTCGGAAATGGATCATGGATGCAAACTCAGAAACAATTGTTCCAAAACTCATCCTAGGAAAAGAAAGCATTGATTCCTTAGAAGGGGGGATACTATCAAGAAGCCGCTCAGAAATGGAGGAGGAGATGTGGAGAATCGATTCAACTCCTCTTTATGAAATAGATGAAGATGAAAAAGAGTTAGGTTTGGCGAGTGAGTTTTTTATTTCCAATATAGCTGGATTTACAAGAACAATAGTAGATAAAAGTGATGGGCTAATCAAGATTCGTCACGATGTTAGAAAAATTCTTTACAATGCAGGACTTCTCGGTATTTCGGCTATCGGTGTCGCGTTCCTATTGTCTACGGTTATGGTTAAAAACATACGCCAGATTAGTGCAAACGCTCAGTTAGTAGGAAAAGGAAATCTTGCAATTCGTTTTGACGTAAAATCAAGAGATGAAATTGGAATGCTTAGTAGTACTTTAAATCAAATGGTGAGAGGACTCATAGAAAGAGACAAAGCAAAGTCCGCACTTGGTAAATTCGTAAACCCTCAAATTGCCGAAATGGTTTTTAAGCAGGAACTAAAGTTAGGAGGCGAAAGAAAAAATTGTGCGATTCTTTTTTCGGATATTCGCAGTTTTACAGCAATTTCCGAAAAATTGCAACCAGAACAGATCGTAGAATTCCTAAACGAATACATGACGGAAATGGTGAAATGTGTAAATAATACAAATGGAATTGTAGATAAATTCATTGGAGACGCAGTGATGGCAACCTGGGGAGCAGCTTTTTCTAAAGGTAACGATGCAGAAAATGCGGTTAATGGCGCTTTGCTGATGAGAGAAGCATTGATCCGATTTAACACAAGAAGAGGAAGTGTAGAAAAACCAGTAATTCATATAGGTTGTGGAATTAACTACGGTCCTGTGATTGCAGGTCAAATCGGCTCTGAAGAAAGATTAGAATACACTGTGATCGGAGATGCGGTAAATCTTGCCTCTAGAGTAGAGTCTCTCAATAAACCATTTGGAACAGATATTTTAATTACAACCGACTTATACCAGCAAGTGGAATCCACCTTTCGAGTAAAAAAAATGCAAGCTATCAAAGTCAAAGGAAAAGAAGAAGCTCAAATCATCTATGCAGTTCTCGGAAGAAAGGATAATCCTGATTGTCCGCAAAGCCTAGACGAACTTAGAAAAAATCTAGGAATTCAATTTGATCCAAGTAAACTTATAGACCCTGATGTGAAAGAAGAGAAATTTAAGATAATTAACCAAACGTAA
- a CDS encoding ankyrin repeat domain-containing protein — protein sequence MKYEPLTQERVFDKISFARILNVHEKNEEGETPLHIASNQGQIELVASLIERGAELDTSSNLGYTALHYAASKYNKEIVRMLIDNGADVNSRSNFGYTPLHYAVNHCRTEIAKMLMDKGANINIRNIFGNTPLHCVAVLGNMEAVRLLIEYGASLFLEDESEFNALQLAIKGGYIEVADMIEIGMKNSLLCHQRF from the coding sequence ATGAAATATGAACCATTAACACAAGAAAGAGTCTTCGATAAAATTAGTTTTGCAAGGATTTTGAATGTTCATGAAAAGAATGAGGAAGGGGAAACTCCGCTTCATATAGCTTCAAATCAAGGACAAATAGAATTAGTCGCTTCTTTGATAGAAAGAGGGGCAGAATTAGATACTAGCAGCAACTTAGGATATACCGCACTTCACTATGCGGCGAGTAAATATAATAAAGAAATTGTGAGAATGCTGATTGATAATGGAGCAGATGTAAATTCAAGAAGTAATTTCGGGTATACCCCTCTTCATTATGCAGTAAATCACTGTAGGACAGAAATTGCAAAAATGCTTATGGACAAAGGTGCCAATATAAATATCCGAAATATCTTTGGAAATACACCTCTTCATTGCGTTGCTGTGCTAGGAAATATGGAAGCCGTGAGATTACTGATCGAATACGGTGCTAGTCTATTTCTAGAAGATGAATCAGAATTCAATGCTCTTCAACTAGCAATAAAGGGCGGATACATAGAAGTAGCCGATATGATAGAAATAGGAATGAAAAATTCCCTTCTATGTCATCAGAGATTTTGA
- a CDS encoding Cache 3/Cache 2 fusion domain-containing protein: MKITIKFSLVSFAAIIILLSGGLISFISYIGIGRTTYLLSEELMENICLHIIDKTLSHMQVATISSEISEFMIKKNPLSENKRESLERYFKSILSANPQVDSVYYGNEKDGRFLLFEKRKDGTISQNYIYKENGELINSWEHENKEYYKENPKFKIEANDYYDPRTRPWYIKALEKKDHVWTDIYMFMPDNVPGLTHSNPIYADGKLEGVFGLDVGMKTLSYFLGQQKIGKTGKAFFINNKTEIIAHPFLEDEKYHTLDEKNPQPEDKKIIKSIQEFRKKTKNKSWDILKLKPIFFSSNSDGITLMNMYYALQSKEFDWMIGVVVPEDDYMYLIKQNNRIIWITSILLMVFAVIAGLLFARRISEPLSLLEAEMELVKKFEMNSDQEIHSFLEEVDNMALSFHGMKQGLRSFQKYVPDDLVRELISMGKEAVHGGERKKIAIYFSDLVGFTSISEQLSPEELVELLDEYFETCSQKILDHKGTIDKYIGDSIMAFWGAPSPLLNHSLHACEAALAVKESLLLLDEKWTQEGKPALKQRIGIHTGDAIVGNFGSQKRMNYTALGDSVNLASRMEGLNKFYNTEILISETVYEEVKESMITRKTDIVAVKGKHESTAIYELICKKENATPIILKWIELFHQGFALYLKRDWEKASRIFKKVIKLKKEDTVSKIFIDRCEIFIKNPPTTDWTGVFQMETK; the protein is encoded by the coding sequence ATGAAAATTACAATTAAATTTAGTCTAGTAAGTTTTGCCGCAATCATTATTCTTCTATCTGGGGGACTAATCAGTTTTATCTCCTATATTGGTATTGGACGAACCACCTATCTCCTTTCTGAGGAGCTAATGGAAAATATATGTTTACATATTATAGATAAAACTCTTTCCCACATGCAAGTAGCTACAATCAGTTCAGAAATCTCTGAATTCATGATAAAAAAAAATCCTCTGAGTGAAAATAAAAGAGAATCTCTAGAGCGATATTTCAAAAGTATTCTAAGTGCAAATCCGCAAGTGGATTCAGTATACTATGGAAATGAAAAGGACGGACGTTTTCTTTTGTTTGAGAAAAGAAAGGATGGTACAATTAGTCAAAATTATATTTACAAAGAGAATGGAGAACTAATCAATTCTTGGGAACACGAAAATAAGGAATATTATAAGGAGAATCCTAAATTTAAGATAGAGGCTAATGACTATTATGATCCAAGAACGCGACCTTGGTACATTAAAGCCTTAGAAAAAAAAGATCATGTATGGACCGATATTTATATGTTTATGCCAGATAACGTTCCTGGACTTACTCATAGTAATCCAATTTATGCAGATGGGAAACTCGAAGGAGTATTTGGTCTAGATGTGGGAATGAAAACTTTATCTTATTTTCTTGGTCAGCAAAAAATTGGGAAAACAGGAAAAGCATTTTTCATTAACAACAAAACGGAAATTATTGCACATCCTTTTTTGGAGGATGAGAAGTATCATACCTTAGATGAAAAAAATCCTCAGCCAGAGGATAAAAAAATTATCAAATCAATTCAGGAATTTAGAAAAAAAACCAAGAATAAAAGTTGGGACATTTTAAAACTAAAACCTATATTTTTTTCTTCCAATTCAGATGGTATCACACTGATGAATATGTATTATGCGCTCCAGAGTAAAGAATTTGATTGGATGATTGGAGTCGTAGTTCCTGAAGATGATTATATGTATTTAATTAAACAGAATAATCGGATAATATGGATTACCTCAATTCTATTAATGGTATTTGCCGTCATAGCTGGATTACTATTTGCAAGAAGAATTTCAGAACCACTTTCACTTTTGGAGGCGGAAATGGAACTTGTGAAAAAATTTGAAATGAATTCAGATCAAGAGATTCACTCTTTTTTAGAAGAAGTGGATAATATGGCATTATCCTTTCACGGAATGAAACAAGGCCTTAGGTCTTTTCAAAAATACGTTCCAGATGATTTAGTGCGAGAATTAATTTCTATGGGAAAAGAAGCAGTGCATGGAGGAGAGCGTAAAAAAATTGCAATATATTTTTCCGATTTAGTTGGATTTACTTCTATTTCAGAACAACTTTCTCCCGAAGAATTAGTGGAACTTTTAGATGAATACTTCGAGACATGCAGTCAAAAAATCCTAGACCATAAAGGCACCATAGACAAATACATTGGAGATTCCATCATGGCATTTTGGGGCGCGCCCTCTCCACTTCTTAATCATTCCCTACATGCTTGCGAGGCAGCCCTGGCTGTGAAAGAAAGTCTTTTACTTTTAGACGAAAAATGGACACAAGAAGGAAAACCAGCTCTAAAGCAAAGAATAGGAATTCATACGGGAGATGCAATTGTAGGGAATTTTGGCTCGCAAAAAAGGATGAATTACACTGCGTTAGGCGACAGTGTTAATCTTGCAAGCAGAATGGAAGGACTGAATAAATTTTATAACACAGAAATCCTAATCAGCGAAACTGTCTACGAAGAAGTAAAAGAATCAATGATTACAAGAAAAACCGACATAGTTGCTGTGAAAGGCAAACACGAATCAACCGCTATTTATGAATTGATATGTAAAAAGGAGAATGCGACACCTATCATACTAAAGTGGATTGAATTATTTCACCAAGGATTTGCACTCTATTTAAAAAGAGATTGGGAAAAAGCATCTCGAATATTTAAAAAAGTTATAAAACTAAAAAAGGAAGACACTGTTTCTAAAATTTTTATAGATCGTTGCGAAATTTTTATAAAAAATCCACCTACCACAGATTGGACAGGTGTATTTCAAATGGAAACGAAATGA
- the yidD gene encoding membrane protein insertion efficiency factor YidD, which produces MNKAFKIIFYLIFCVFFLNCGKSSDETIQIYKPIDFLLEKHKSESTHYDGPRCPFYPSCAAYGKKAINKHPLLAPLLIIDRLFFREGGNFDEKYMKAPSRLSKDIRYFDPIEENIINFDSELKASLYEENFDRLR; this is translated from the coding sequence ATGAACAAAGCATTTAAAATTATTTTTTACTTAATATTCTGTGTATTTTTCTTAAATTGTGGTAAGTCATCTGACGAAACGATTCAAATTTACAAACCGATTGACTTCTTGTTAGAAAAACACAAATCAGAATCAACTCATTATGATGGTCCGAGATGTCCGTTTTATCCGTCTTGTGCGGCTTATGGTAAGAAGGCTATAAACAAACATCCACTACTTGCTCCTCTTCTAATTATAGATAGACTTTTTTTTAGAGAAGGCGGAAACTTCGATGAAAAATATATGAAAGCTCCATCACGTTTATCGAAAGACATACGATACTTTGACCCCATAGAAGAAAATATTATAAATTTTGATTCTGAACTTAAAGCTAGTTTATATGAAGAGAATTTCGATAGGCTTAGATAA
- a CDS encoding TlpA family protein disulfide reductase — translation MDKSIMISKILLFTVLLFLFSCSSVTNRANLNQRVPSFIGQGLDETSFSFNADNIRKPTLLIFWASWCKVCKEKTPMLLNLYKEINPKVEFIGISLDDDVADVINSVKEQNIPYRNLIDIDNTISIRFRIFSIPTIILLDKKGIVRFRGFNMDVNFHNMLEHIIRQSRKNDKPK, via the coding sequence ATGGATAAGTCAATTATGATTTCTAAAATTTTATTATTTACAGTTTTGTTATTTTTATTTTCTTGTAGCTCGGTAACTAATCGGGCTAATCTAAATCAGAGAGTACCGAGTTTTATTGGACAAGGCTTAGATGAAACTAGTTTTTCTTTTAACGCGGATAATATACGAAAGCCAACTCTACTTATTTTTTGGGCAAGTTGGTGCAAGGTTTGTAAAGAAAAGACACCGATGCTTTTAAACCTTTATAAAGAAATTAATCCAAAAGTAGAATTTATTGGCATATCCTTAGATGATGATGTGGCTGATGTAATTAATTCTGTAAAGGAACAAAACATTCCTTATAGAAATCTTATTGATATAGATAATACTATATCAATAAGATTTCGTATATTTAGTATACCGACTATTATCCTTTTGGATAAAAAAGGAATTGTTCGATTTCGAGGTTTCAATATGGATGTAAACTTTCATAATATGTTAGAACATATAATTCGCCAATCTAGAAAAAACGACAAGCCTAAATAA